In Mycobacterium branderi, the DNA window ACTCCATTTCCTTTTTCGGCGCCACGATGTCCTCCCCCGCCGCGCCCTGCGGAGCGAGCTCGAACACGGCCCCGCCGCCGGCCGCCATCGCACGGCCAAGCGCGAATAGTTCTTCTTCGGCCGCGAAGGTTCCGGGGACGGGTTCGCCGTCCATGGCGCGATGGGCCAGCGTGCGCGACGACGAGAACCCGAGTGCGCCCGCCTCCACCGCCTCCTGCACCAGCCGGCTCATCGCCGCGATGTCCTCCGGGGTGGCGGGTTCGTTGCGGGCGCCGCGCTCCCCCATCACATAGGCGCGGACGGTCCCGTGCGCGATCTGGCTGCCGACGTCGACGGCGAGCTCGCGCTTGCCGATCACGTCGAGATACTCCGCGTAGCTCTCCCAGCCCCACGTAATGCCTTCGGACAGCGCGGTTCCCGGAATGTCTTCGACGCCCTCCATCAGCTCGATGAGCCACTGCTCACGCCCCGGCCGCACCGGCGCGAAGCCGACACCGCAGTTGCCCATGACGACCGTCGTTACGCCGTGAGTGCTGGACGGCTCGAGAAGGTCGTCCCAGCTGACCTGACCGTCGTAGTGGGTGTGGATGTCGACGAATCCCGGTGCGACGATCTTGCCGGTGGCGTCGATGGTCTCGGCGGCCTCGCCCTCTAGTGGCGGGTCGCCCGGCCCGCGGCGACGAATCTCGACGATCTTGCCGTCCTTGACCGCCACGTCGGCGTCGAACCGCTCTGCGCCGCTGCCGTCCACGACGGTGCCACCAGTGATCTTGAGGTCGAACACGATTACTCCCTTGTCTGCCCCCGCCAGCCGCTACAGTGAGCAATGTAACACCGTTACAGACGTTGCGGGAGGGCTTCGATGACGACACACGCAACCCGCGCCCGGCGGGAGGACGCGATCGGCGCGCCGCCGCAACGCCCCACGCTGGTGCCCGCCGAGCGGTACTACTCCCCGGCCTTCGCAGCGCTCGAGGTGGAGCGGATGTGGCCGAAGGCGTGGCAAGTCGCCTGCACCATCGATCACGTCTTCGAACCCGGCGACTACTTCGAATACCGTTGCGGTCCTTACTCGGTACTCATCGTCCGTGGCGACGACGGGGAGCTGCGCGCGTTCCAGAACGTGTGTCGGCATCGTGGCAACTCGCTGTGCGCCGGCTCGGGTTCGGGCCTGCGGGAGCTGCGCTGCGGGTACCACGGCTGGACATGGGACCTGCGTGGCGCGCTCAAGCGAGTGCCCAATCGCAAGGGATTCGGCTCCCTGCAGGTGTCCGAGTTTCCACTGATCGCGGCGAGCGTCGATAACTGGGAGCGGCTCGTCTTCGTCAACCTCGACGTCAATGCGATGCCGCTGACCGACTACCTGGAGGCGGTGCCGGACGACATCGCGTGGTGCGGGCTCGGCGACTTCCGCTGCTACGCGACCATGACCATCGAGGTCGGCGCGAACTGGAAGACGATTGCCGACGGGTTCAGCGAGACCTACCACATCCAGACCCTGCATCCGGAGCTGCACCGGTGCGTCGACGACGTCTACGCGCCACAAGCGATCTGGGGACACACCGGCAAGTCCGACCAGCTCTACGGCGTGCCAAGCCCGCATCTCAAACAACCGCTCAGCGACGAGGAGGTGTGGGACGCCTACGTCGCAACCCAGGGAGCGTTGATGGGCGTCGCGGAGGGCACTCCGTTCCCGAGCGAAGAGCGTCAACCCGGCCAGTCAGTCACCGACGTGATCGCCGAGCGCACAAGGACTTTCGCTGCCGGGCGCGGCGTCAACCTGAGTTGGGCCACTACCGATCAGCTGATGCGGCTGCACCAGTACAACGTCTTTCCGAACATGACGCTGTTGACCAACGCCGATCATCTGACCGTCATTACCGCACTGCCGGGACCGGATCCCGACCACGGCGAGATGGTGATGATGCTGTGGACGCGGATGCCGCCCGGTGCGCCGCGCAGCAAGCCCGTCGACGTTCGGATGACGGCGGGCGAGGCCGACCCGGGCTTGGTTATGACCCAGGACATCGCGGTGTTGGCTGGGCTTCAGCGCGGCCTGCACCAGCCGGGGTTCACACACGTGGTGCTGTCCAACGAGGAACGGCGCGTGATCAACATGCACCGCAACCTCGAACGCTATCTCGACCTGCCGACATCGGATCGCATGACCGGAGGTGAGCCCGCTTGACTGCCATCACCGCCGAGCTGATCCTCGACACCGCTGCCCGTCTGATCGAACGGGACGGCGTCGAGGGATTCAGCATGCGCGGCCTCGCCCAAGAACTGGGGGTCGCGGTCACGTCGATCTACTGGCATGTGGGTGGCCGCGACAAGCTTTTCGACAGCCTGGTCGACCGCCTGTTGAGCCAGATGGCGCATCTGCCCATCGAGGGTGGTGATCCCGTCGAACGCATTGCGTCGCTTGCCCGTTCGCAGCGCAGGGTGTTGATCGAGCGACAGCACCTTTTACGCATTGCGCACGAACGCGACCGGACACCACAGCTGTTCCTGCCGATTCAACAAACACTGGCAGCGCTGCTGGCAGAGCTAGGTGTGACCGGCTCTGACGCTGCACTCATCCTGCGCGCGGTGCAGGTTCATGTCATTTCGTCGGCGCTGATGCAGTTTTCGGCCGTTCGTGGCCCGAAGCACGATGAGGAAGACCCGTCGCTGTGGGCCGACGCCTGGCCCGACCAAGCTCTGGTCCAGGCGCTGCAATCCCCCACCGACTACGACGCCGTTTTCGAGTACGGGCTCAATGCGTTACTGAGGCCATTGCAAAGCTGATTTTGTTACCATCGCGCGGTGGCTGTTTCGAGGCGCGACGTCCTCAAATGCGCTTGCGCCGCACCGGTTCTATTGAGCCTGCCGGTCAATGCGCCAACGGCGTCGGCCGCCACCATGCGGCTCATCGATTTTTCGGAGCACATCGTCGCGCCGGACCAGATCAAAGCGGCGGGTTTTGACGGGGCATTGGTCTATGTGGCCGAATCGCGCCCGGGCGCGGACTTCGATTTCAAACCCGTCACCCGCGAGTACGCGGATGGGCTACGCGCGGCGGGTCTTCACATCGTCAGCTGTTATCAGTACGGCAAGCCCGGTTGGCCTACCCCGTCGGATTACACCCGGGGGTACGACGGCGGCGTAGCCGATGCGCAGACAGCAGCACGGTTGCACGCCGCGGCCGGCGGGCCGGATACCGCGCCGATCTTCTTCAGCGTCGACGAGGATATCGACCTCGATACGTGGAATAGCGTTGCTGTTCAATGGTTTCGAGGCCTCAACTCGGTGCTGGGGGTGCAGCGCACCGGCATCTACGGGCATTCGCGGGCGTGCGGATGGGCGATCAAAGACAACGTCATAGGGCGCTCGACCACGGCGGGCCACCGGTGGGCGTGGCAGACCATCGGGTGGTCTGCCGGTCAGCGCGAGCCTGCCGCGGTGCTGTATCAGGTTGTGGTCAACACCGCGTCGAACCCCGGAGTGCTCGTGGGCGGTACACACGTGGACGTGGACGAGGTCCTCGCGGCCGATTTCGGGCAGTGGGATTTGCATCGTTAGTCGTATGCTCGCCTGCATGAGCAGGCTCACGACGCCCGTTCTGGTACACGTCGACGCGCCGGTGGCCCGCCTGACCCTCAACCGGCCAGAGAAACGCAACGCGCTGAGCCTCGAGCTGATGGAAGAGCTGATCGCCACGCTGCGCCAACTTGGCGCGGATCCCGACGTGCGGGTGATCGTCGTCGACGCGGTCGGCCCGGTGTTTTCCGCGGGTCATGACTTGAGCGAGATGATCGGTCGCGACGTCGCGTTCTACCAACGGCTGTTCGACGTGTGCACCGAGCTCATGGAAACCATTCACGGCCTCCCCCAGCCGGTAATCGCCAAGGTAAAAGGAATGGCGACCGCGGCGGGATGTCAGCTGGTTGCCGCTTGCGACCTCGCCGTGGCCTCGCAGGAAGCCCGGTTTGCCACCCCGGGGGTCAAGATCGGCCTGTTCTGCTCGACGCCGATGGTGCCGTTGTCGCGCGCGATCGGCCGCAAGCGTGCACTGGAGATGTTGCTTACCGGGCAGCCGATTACCGCTGAGACCGCCCTGGACTGGGGCCTGGTGAACCGCGTCGTCCCGGCCGAAGCCCTCGAAGACGAATTGGGCGCCATCGTCGATGCCATCGTGGCTTCCAGCCCACTGACCGTGGGGTTGGGCAAGGAAACGTTCTACGCCCAAGTCGAGCTCGACGAACACCGGGCCTACGACTTGACGAAGGCCGTGATGGCGTTGAACGCTCGCGCCGACGATGCCCAGGAGGGCATGTGCGCCTTCCTCGAGAAGCGACCGGCGATCTGGCGTCGGCGTTAGGCGCCTTTACTCGTTCTTGACCGGGTGTTGAATCGCCTAACTCAAGATCGCAATGTGAGTACGCTTCATGCGGTGGAGCTGGGGGTTTTGGGGCCTCTCCAGGTCCGGCGAGACGGCGCCCCGGTCACTATCCCGGGCGCCAAGCCGCGCGCCATCCTCACGATGCTCGGGCTGCACGGCGGTTCGGTGGTGTCGACCGAAACGCTGATCGAACTTCTATGGGGCGACGACCCACCGCGCACCGCCGCCAAGGCCCTCCAGACCCACATCTCTGCGCTGCGTCGCACGCTGGGCGATGGCTTCGTTTTGACGCAGGGAACGGGCTGGATCCTCAATGTGGCCGAGACCGATGCCTCGCGCTACAAACGGGTCACCAAGATGGCCCGAGACGCCGCGACTGCAGGCGACATCACCCAAGCGGCGGTCGCCTTCGAGGAGGCGCTGGCCCTCTGGCGCGGAACTCCCGAACTGCCCGATACCCGCCGCGGAATATCGGAGAAGACGCGCTGGATCGAGGGCCATGCCGCGCTGGTCGAGGATCGCGCCGATGCGCTGCTGGCGACGGGCCGGGCGGCGGAGATCGTCGGCGAGCTCGAGGCCGCGGTCGCCGATGCGCCGTTGCGCGAAAGGCGATGGGGCCAGCTGATGCTCGCGCTTTATCGCGCCGGCCGACAGGGCGAAGCCTTGGGCGCGTATCAGCGTGCGCGCTCGCTGCTGGCCGACGAACTGGGCGTCGATCCCGGGCCGGAGCTTCGGCGGCTCGAGGCCGCGATCGTTGCCCAGGATGCTGCGCTGGATATGCCTGTGGCACAGAATATTTCGTCGGTCACGCGCGCCGTGACATTTCTGCTCACCGACATCGAGGGTTCAACCGCGGCGTGGGAGGCCGACGCCGATGCGATGGCAGTGGCGCTCGCGCGCCACGACGAGCTCGTCGAACAGGTCGTCACGTCGCGCGGTGGAAGGCTGATCAAGACGCGCGGCGAGGGCGACGCCACGTTCTCGGTGTTCGAGCGGCCGTCGACAGCGGCCGCTGCGGCAATCGAGCTACAAGACGCAATCTCACACGAGCCGTGGGAATTGTCGGAGCCCATGCGAGTTCGTGTGGCATTGCATACCGGCGAGGCCGAGCTGCGCGACGGCGACTACTTCGGCCGTGCGGTCAACCGTGCCGCCCGCCTGCGGTCGCTGGCGACGGGCGGCCAGATTTTGTGTTCGGGTGCTACCGCAGAGCTCGTCATCGACTCGCTGCCCGACGATGTTCTGCTCGCGGACCTTGGGATGCGTCAGCTCAAGAACCTGGCACGTCCGGAGCATGTTTTCGAGCTGCGGCTGGAAACCGCGGAACGGCCTCAGGAGCCCAGCGATACGCCACTCGAGAGGCCCGACTTCCCCGCGGTCCTGACCGGCCCAGGCCCATTCGTCGGGCGCGGACGAGAACTCGAACGACTGGTGTCCACATGGCAGACGGTACTCGACGGCGGCATCCTCGCGGTGCTGGTCGCCGGCGAACCGGGCGTAGGCAAGACGCGCTTGGCCGGTGAATGGTCACGACAGGCGTACGAACAAGGTGCGGTTGTGCTGTACGGCCGTTGCGACGAGGATCTCGGCGCCCCGTATCAGCCGTTCGCCGAAGCACTCCGATCGCTCGTGCCGTGCCTCGGTGCCACTCGGCTGCGCGGATTGCGCGGTGTTGAAGCGCTGCTGGCGCTGGTTCCGGGGCTTACCGATGTGCTGCCCGACCTGGCCGCGCCGACCCGCGCAGATCCCGACACCGAACGCTATGCACTTTTCGACGCGGTCGTCGCGCTATTGGAAGTCGCGTCCGCGAGCGCGCCCGTCGTCCTAATCCTCGATGACCTCCACTGGGCGGCCAAGCCGACGCTGCTGTTGTTGCGCCATCTCCTGCGTTTCGGCGAGCACGCCCGCGTGCAGGTCGTCGGCACGTATCGCAGCACCGATCTCGACCGCTCTCATCCTTTAGCGGCGACGCTCGCCGACCTTCACCGTGACGGAACTGCCAACCGCATTCAGCTCAGCGGCCTCGACGAAGACGACGTCACCACGTACGTGGCCGAGGCGGGCTACGACGACGAAGACCTCGCCCGGGCATTGGCCTCGGTCACCGGCGGCAACCCGTTCTTCCTCATCGAGGCGTTACGACACGTGGACGAAAGTGGCGGGGTGTGGGATCCCAGCACCTTGCCCCAAGGCGTTCGGGAAGCCGTGAGCCGCCGCCTTTCCCGGCTTCCAGCGGAGACCAACAAGGCGCTCGCGGCGGCCGCGGTCGTCGGCAGCCGCTTCGCCCTCGACCTCGTCGAGCGGGTGGTCGACCAGGATCTCGTCGACGCCTTCGAGGAGGCGTGCAAGGCCGGCATCGTCATCGAAGAACCCGGCGGTCGATACCGGTTCAACCACGCGCTGGTGCGGCAGTCGCTGCTGGCGGAGCTCCCGTCCGTGCGCCGTATGCGACTGCACCAACGCATCGCGGCGACACTGGAAACCCAACCGGGAGCCGACGACACGCTGCTGGCCGAACTGGCATACCACTACTTCGAATGCGCGTGGGCGGGCAACGCCGCCAAGGCCGTCGAGTATTGCCGGCGCGCCGCAGACCAGGCGATGACCCGACTTGCCTACGAAGGCGCAGCCGACCTCTACGATCACGCCCTGCATGCGCTCGAGGAGATCGACGACGAGCTGCCTGACCGTAACGACCAAGCTGCCGAGCTGTTGATCGCGCGCTGCGAGGCGCTGCTGGCCGCGGGCGACGTGGCGTCGGCGGCTGGTGCAGTGTCGCAATTACGAGCCGCCACAGTCGATTCGGCACAGCTAGCGGCGTGGGCGACGTGCTTTGACGGACAGCTGACGATGCTGACCCACCCCGAGCGGCTGGACGAGGTCGAGGTCGCATTGGCCGCGGCCGCCGAAAAACTGGGCGAATTAGCCGATGCGGCAGGCGAAGCCAAGGCCCACACCGTGCGAGCGGGATGCCTCGCCCGACTCGGGCGAATCGGCGACTGTGAAATCGCTTTGGACAATGCTCTGACCGCGGCGCGGCGCGCGCAGGAACATCGTCGGGTGAACGCCGTGCTGGCGGGTGCGCCGCTTGCGGCGCTGTGGGGTCCCAATCCTGTTCCGCGCGCGGGCGGTCGGTGTCTGGACGTGGTGCGGCTGCTGCGAATCACGACGGACTCACCTGCGGTTGAGGCGACGTCGACGCGGTGTCAAGCCGCGTTGGAGGCCTTCCGCGGGCGTGCGGCGGCGGCACGACGGATGATCGACTCGGCGCGACGGACGGTCACGGAGCTCGGCTTGCGCCATGCGCTGCTGGAGGTGGAGCAGTTTGCAGGCATCGTGGAGCTGGTCGTCGACGATCCTGCTGCAGCGGAGCCGCATCTACGTAAGGCGTATAACGGTTTTCGCCGGATGGGCCTGGACGCGGACACGGCGGAGACAGCCGCGCTGCTGGGTCGAGCTTGCCTCGCGCTCGACCGGGACGCGGAAGCCGACGAATTGTGTTCGGAGAGTGAGCGGCTCGCGGGGCACGCGCTGAAGGCATCGATCGCGTGGCGCACACTTCGCGCGCGGTTGCTCTCACTCGCCAACCAACATGACGAGGCGCGGCGGGTCGCCGAGGCTGCTGTGCAGCTGGCGGCGCGGACGGACGCGCTCGTCGATCATGGTGACGCGTGTGCAACCCTGGCAACGGTTCTTGGCGCCGCTGGCGATGTTGCGGGGGCGCAAGCCGCCGCCGAGCGAGCGGTCGACCTGTACGAACGGAAAGGTGCTGCGGCACTTGCCGAGAGAGCACGCCTCCTTCTCGGGGCGGAACCGCCGCCTGCCCAGGCTCCACCGGAAGCGCCGAGCGTCGAGCTAGACACCGCGGCCGCCCGAACGAGCGAACGCGTGATGGCCGCGATTAACCGCGGAGATTGGGACGAGTTCGAGCGGCTGTTTGCACCCGAAGGCTCCGTCGAGAGTCGCCGGAAGGTCGTCGGCTTTAAGCAGACGGAGTTCTCGGCAGTCGACGTGATGCATCAGACGAGGCGCGATCTCGAGACGGGGGTTATGCGGGCCAGCCATGTCGTCGTCGCCGTGCGAGGCGAGCGCCTTGCGCTTGCTCGAGTAGGGCTAAGCACCGCCGACGTAAGTCCTGGGGCACCTCTGGACGAATTTCTGCAGCTATACGGACTCGATGATCAAGGTCGAATCGCGCTGCAGGTGTGGTTCGACCTCGAAGATATGGACGCCGCGCTGGCCGAACTAGACGCCCTACGTGCGCGATTCGAGGAAGTGCAGCCACAATCGCCGCCACAGGCCAAGCTCGACAACGCCTGCGTGCGAGCAGGTGAACGGGTGATCGCTGCCATTGATTGCCAAGCCTGGGACGAAATCGGGCAGTTGTACTCACCCAATGCACTCATTGAGAGCCGTCGAAAAATAGTCGGATTCAGGCAGATTGACTTGTCGTCGGACGACTGGGGACAAGCGAATAGGCCGATTCTGGAGAAGGGCGACTTGCGGCTCAGCCAGGTGGTTATCGCCGTGCGAGGCGAGCGCCTGGCGCTCGCTCGGGTAAGGGCGGACAGCGCCGACGCAAGCCCTGGAGCGCCATATGACGAATTCCTGAGTCTCTACGGCATCGACGAGCAGGGGCGAATTGCGCTGCAGGTGTGGTTCGACCTCGAAGACATCGATGCGGCGATGGCCGAACTCGAAGCCCTGCACGCCAGGTTGGAGGGGGAGCATCCGCGCGTGCAGCACCTTGAGAACGCGGCAAGCCGGCTCTACGAGCGATTCAAGGTGTGCTATGCGGCCCGCGACTGGCGTGCGATAGCCGAGATGGTAGCCGACGATTTTCGGAGCGATGACCGTCGCCGGGTAGTCAACTCCGGCCTCCGAGAGGGCCGAGACGCCATGATCGCCGAACTCTCGGGCATGGCCCAGGTCGGTATCGAGCTGACGTCAGACGTCATTGCGATCCGCGGCGAGCGCCTCGTGCTCAGCCGTATCAGAGCCTCGCATGATGCGTTCGACACCCTCGTACTGACCGTCTTCGAGCTCGACGCCGACGGAAGATGCCTGGCACGCATCGTTTTCGACCTCGACGACTTCGACGCTGCCATCGCCGAGCTCGACCGACGGTACCTCGCCGGAGAAGCGGCACCCTTTGCGGAGACATGGTCGGTCATTGCGGAGGGCTACGCCGCTTTCAACCGGCATGAGCCGCCCGCGACCACGCCGGATTGCGTCAGCATCGACCACAGGCGCGGAACTGCGTTCGCGCCGGGCGAGTTGTTCAGTTACATGGGTGCGGCATGGGACGACACGCCGGACATCACCAGCTACATCGACACCGTGCACCGGCTGAGCGACATGGGAGCGGTCGTCACACATGTCGCGCGTGGATCCTCTCCAGAAGGCGTCGACGCGGAGTGGCGGTACGACCACCTTCTGATGGTCGACGGCGAAAGCATCGAGCGCTCTGAGCTATTCGATGAGGCAGACCTGGACGCCGCACTCGCCAGGTTCGAGGAGCTCAGCCGGCCGGCACGGCGGCTTGAAAACGCGGCGACCCGAGTGACCGACCGGTACTTGGCGCGACTGCCGGCCCGCGACTTCGAGGTGATGGCCGAAATTCTGGCTGAAGATTTTCTGTACGACGATCGTCGTCGGACAGTGAACGCCGGCGTCCGACGCGGTCGGGATGCCGAAATCGCGAACGTGCGAGCCATCGCCGAGCTGGGGACCTTCGACATAACGTCGACTGCCATTGCGACTCGCGGGGAACGCCTCATCCTCAGTCGCGTCCGTGCCTCGGTACTCGACGAGCGGCCCGGAGCATTCCACAGCGACGAACTCGACATTGTCGAGCTTGA includes these proteins:
- a CDS encoding aromatic ring-hydroxylating oxygenase subunit alpha produces the protein MTTHATRARREDAIGAPPQRPTLVPAERYYSPAFAALEVERMWPKAWQVACTIDHVFEPGDYFEYRCGPYSVLIVRGDDGELRAFQNVCRHRGNSLCAGSGSGLRELRCGYHGWTWDLRGALKRVPNRKGFGSLQVSEFPLIAASVDNWERLVFVNLDVNAMPLTDYLEAVPDDIAWCGLGDFRCYATMTIEVGANWKTIADGFSETYHIQTLHPELHRCVDDVYAPQAIWGHTGKSDQLYGVPSPHLKQPLSDEEVWDAYVATQGALMGVAEGTPFPSEERQPGQSVTDVIAERTRTFAAGRGVNLSWATTDQLMRLHQYNVFPNMTLLTNADHLTVITALPGPDPDHGEMVMMLWTRMPPGAPRSKPVDVRMTAGEADPGLVMTQDIAVLAGLQRGLHQPGFTHVVLSNEERRVINMHRNLERYLDLPTSDRMTGGEPA
- a CDS encoding TetR/AcrR family transcriptional regulator — encoded protein: MTAITAELILDTAARLIERDGVEGFSMRGLAQELGVAVTSIYWHVGGRDKLFDSLVDRLLSQMAHLPIEGGDPVERIASLARSQRRVLIERQHLLRIAHERDRTPQLFLPIQQTLAALLAELGVTGSDAALILRAVQVHVISSALMQFSAVRGPKHDEEDPSLWADAWPDQALVQALQSPTDYDAVFEYGLNALLRPLQS
- a CDS encoding DUF1906 domain-containing protein, whose amino-acid sequence is MRLIDFSEHIVAPDQIKAAGFDGALVYVAESRPGADFDFKPVTREYADGLRAAGLHIVSCYQYGKPGWPTPSDYTRGYDGGVADAQTAARLHAAAGGPDTAPIFFSVDEDIDLDTWNSVAVQWFRGLNSVLGVQRTGIYGHSRACGWAIKDNVIGRSTTAGHRWAWQTIGWSAGQREPAAVLYQVVVNTASNPGVLVGGTHVDVDEVLAADFGQWDLHR
- a CDS encoding enoyl-CoA hydratase, producing MSRLTTPVLVHVDAPVARLTLNRPEKRNALSLELMEELIATLRQLGADPDVRVIVVDAVGPVFSAGHDLSEMIGRDVAFYQRLFDVCTELMETIHGLPQPVIAKVKGMATAAGCQLVAACDLAVASQEARFATPGVKIGLFCSTPMVPLSRAIGRKRALEMLLTGQPITAETALDWGLVNRVVPAEALEDELGAIVDAIVASSPLTVGLGKETFYAQVELDEHRAYDLTKAVMALNARADDAQEGMCAFLEKRPAIWRRR